In Balneolales bacterium ANBcel1, the following proteins share a genomic window:
- the nadC gene encoding carboxylating nicotinate-nucleotide diphosphorylase: MQKWPDEVKKLVRLALDEDLGAGDITTNAIYSGSETGSARIVSREDGVLAGVNLAGYILAQVSSDVKFTPLLRDGEPLGNGVEIARIEGPLAPILSAERTILNFMQRMSGIATRTCAFTRSLASTRTRILDTRKTAPGHRYLDKMAVRIGGGNNHRMRLDDRFLIKENHIRMAGGIERAIDLCLDYRKQNRLDAAIEIEVSSLEELDQVIAHGGVEYVMLDNMSLEMVKAAVIRVDRRFLLEASGNVTLENLAAIGETGVDFISSGALTHSVPAMDISLLVDGASVR; the protein is encoded by the coding sequence ATGCAGAAATGGCCTGATGAAGTAAAAAAACTGGTACGGCTCGCCCTTGACGAAGACCTCGGCGCCGGTGATATTACCACCAATGCCATCTACTCCGGCAGCGAAACGGGATCCGCCAGGATCGTTTCACGCGAAGACGGTGTGCTGGCAGGCGTCAATCTGGCCGGCTATATTCTGGCCCAGGTGAGCAGTGATGTGAAATTCACCCCGCTTCTTCGCGACGGAGAACCCCTCGGCAACGGTGTGGAAATTGCACGCATCGAAGGGCCGCTGGCACCGATTCTGAGCGCCGAGCGTACCATTCTCAATTTCATGCAGCGAATGTCGGGGATAGCCACCCGCACCTGTGCGTTCACAAGAAGCCTGGCATCCACCCGGACCCGCATACTCGATACCCGGAAAACAGCTCCCGGTCACCGATACCTCGACAAAATGGCGGTACGCATCGGAGGCGGGAATAATCACCGAATGCGCCTGGATGACCGGTTCCTGATCAAGGAGAACCACATTCGCATGGCCGGCGGAATTGAGCGGGCCATTGACCTTTGCCTGGATTATCGTAAACAGAACCGCCTGGACGCCGCCATTGAAATTGAGGTGTCCAGCCTGGAAGAGCTGGACCAGGTAATCGCCCATGGTGGTGTTGAATATGTGATGCTCGATAACATGAGCCTTGAGATGGTGAAGGCCGCTGTGATACGCGTGGATCGGCGCTTTCTTCTTGAAGCATCCGGCAATGTCACACTCGAAAACCTGGCAGCCATCGGGGAAACCGGCGTGGACTTCATATCGTCGGGTGCCCTGACCCATTCGGTGCCGGCTATGGATATCTCCCTGCTCGTGGACGGAGCGTCTGTCCGCTGA
- a CDS encoding thioesterase family protein yields MLPDRPPFLTYRMPLRSRYSETDKMGVVYHSRYLEYFEVVRTEFVREAGLPYAEMENRGVMLPVANVQISYKKPIRYDELMDARLQIFDEPVVRLTTFYDIRPAGSKEIHVIGKVDLVFVDVDSRKPVRAPKDFLNKIRDYAEMA; encoded by the coding sequence ATGCTTCCTGACCGCCCCCCTTTCCTCACCTACCGGATGCCGCTGCGAAGCCGCTACAGCGAAACCGACAAGATGGGCGTGGTCTACCACAGCCGCTATCTGGAGTACTTCGAAGTGGTACGCACCGAGTTTGTCCGGGAAGCCGGACTCCCCTACGCCGAGATGGAAAACAGAGGGGTGATGCTGCCGGTGGCCAATGTTCAGATCAGCTACAAAAAGCCGATCAGGTACGATGAACTGATGGATGCCCGTCTGCAGATTTTCGATGAACCGGTGGTGAGACTGACCACGTTTTATGATATACGACCGGCCGGCAGCAAGGAGATCCATGTAATCGGCAAGGTGGATCTGGTATTTGTCGATGTGGATAGCCGAAAGCCGGTTCGTGCTCCGAAAGATTTCCTCAATAAGATCAGAGATTATGCAGAAATGGCCTGA
- a CDS encoding acetyl-CoA carboxylase carboxyltransferase subunit alpha: MNHLDFEKPIIELEKKITELSELNISDDNVLSPEIDRLRKRVEELRVSIFSNLTHWQRVQLARHPDRPYTLDYIYAIMENFIELHGDRCYSDDKAIVGGFATLDGRSVMVIGHQKGRDTKSRKYRNFGMPNPDGYRKALRLMKTAEKFGIPIITMLDTPGAFPGLEAEERGQAEAIARNLREMAMLSVPVVTIVIGEGASGGALGIGMGNEVYMMENTWYSVISPESCSSILWKTWDYKEQAAQALKLSAPDLLKLKVIDGVIEEPLGGAHRDYDAASQAVRIQLVKSLKRLGKMKPEELKTHRIEKYSQMGEWSGNTGKKRNAS, translated from the coding sequence ATGAATCATCTGGATTTTGAAAAACCCATTATCGAGCTGGAGAAAAAGATTACCGAGCTCAGTGAACTGAATATCAGCGATGATAATGTTCTGTCCCCGGAGATTGACCGGTTGCGCAAACGGGTCGAGGAACTGCGGGTCTCCATATTCTCCAACCTGACACACTGGCAACGTGTTCAGCTGGCACGCCATCCCGACCGCCCCTACACGCTCGATTATATCTACGCCATCATGGAAAATTTCATCGAGCTGCACGGCGACCGGTGCTACAGTGACGACAAGGCCATTGTGGGCGGATTTGCCACGTTGGATGGACGCTCCGTGATGGTTATTGGTCACCAGAAGGGCCGTGACACCAAAAGCCGCAAGTACCGGAACTTCGGCATGCCGAACCCGGATGGCTACCGCAAGGCTCTGAGGCTTATGAAAACAGCGGAAAAATTCGGAATCCCCATTATTACCATGCTGGACACTCCTGGTGCTTTCCCGGGTCTTGAAGCCGAAGAACGGGGGCAGGCCGAAGCCATTGCGCGAAACCTGCGTGAAATGGCCATGTTGAGTGTTCCCGTAGTAACCATTGTTATTGGGGAAGGGGCCAGCGGTGGCGCGCTGGGTATCGGCATGGGCAACGAGGTCTACATGATGGAAAATACCTGGTATTCGGTCATTTCGCCGGAATCCTGCTCGTCCATTCTCTGGAAAACCTGGGACTATAAAGAACAGGCGGCCCAGGCACTCAAACTGAGCGCACCCGACCTGCTCAAACTCAAGGTTATCGACGGTGTCATAGAGGAACCCCTGGGAGGAGCCCACCGGGATTATGATGCCGCTTCACAAGCAGTGCGCATACAGCTTGTGAAAAGCCTAAAACGGCTTGGCAAAATGAAACCGGAGGAGCTCAAAACCCATCGCATAGAAAAATATTCGCAGATGGGAGAATGGTCAGGAAACACGGGAAAAAAACGGAATGCTTCCTGA
- a CDS encoding polyprenol monophosphomannose synthase — MSDENAALVIIPTYNEAENVRRLLPYVLQMEEPIDVLVVDDGSPDGTAEEVRKLQKKYPGRIHLIEREGKLGLGTAYVTGFRFALSRSYKYVCEMDADFSHDPDDLPRLIAPVKKGHCDVAIGSRYCKGISIINWPLTRLILSYSANMYARFITGMPVRDTTAGFKCISREVLENIDLDKIRSNGYSFQIEVHFRAFKAGFSLKEVSIIFRERTEGVSKMSKKIVFEAVWMVWVLKLRSLFGIL, encoded by the coding sequence ATGAGCGATGAAAATGCGGCATTGGTAATCATCCCCACCTATAATGAAGCCGAGAATGTGCGGCGGTTGCTTCCGTACGTCCTGCAAATGGAAGAACCCATCGATGTGCTGGTTGTGGATGACGGTTCTCCGGACGGGACCGCAGAGGAGGTCAGGAAGCTGCAGAAAAAATATCCCGGCCGAATTCACCTCATAGAACGCGAGGGCAAACTGGGGCTTGGTACGGCCTACGTCACCGGCTTCCGCTTTGCGCTTTCCCGCTCTTACAAGTATGTTTGTGAGATGGATGCGGATTTTTCCCACGACCCGGATGACCTGCCCAGATTGATAGCGCCGGTTAAAAAGGGACACTGCGACGTAGCGATCGGTTCCCGCTATTGCAAGGGAATAAGCATCATCAACTGGCCGCTTACGAGACTGATCCTCTCCTATTCAGCCAACATGTACGCCCGTTTTATCACCGGAATGCCGGTAAGGGACACCACTGCGGGATTCAAATGCATATCACGAGAGGTTCTTGAAAATATCGATCTGGATAAAATCCGCTCAAACGGTTATTCGTTTCAGATCGAAGTCCATTTTCGCGCATTTAAAGCGGGCTTCAGCTTAAAGGAGGTATCCATTATCTTTCGTGAACGGACCGAAGGCGTCTCCAAGATGTCAAAGAAGATTGTCTTTGAGGCGGTTTGGATGGTCTGGGTTCTGAAACTGCGCAGCCTGTTTGGTATCTTGTAG
- a CDS encoding sugar transferase: MEKAKEIIGTIATDFVFLMLAWYIFYVIRFELGWGIEPAALAPAILFLPGAVVAVFWIAIFGLFGLYRHLYLISRFDEILRVAKISIIGTLILFFLLFIDSLGWSSENLHQAKWVTLTYWLIVLLCVSSGRFMLRTIQKHRVLRGKGLHRAVIVGTGPAASSVYENLNRHRTSGMNVLGFLRINGNDGQQNEISVPEDMVMGSVSDLKEIVIAHKVQEIIVALETDDRDDLIYILDQIDIPNVSVKILPDFHQVITGLNQTNQIFGLPLIDVMPDPMPTWEKFMKRAMDIILSLIILIPALPLMLVITLIIRLTSSGHAVFKQKRVGKYERPFTMYKFRTMFENAEKESGPVWASDNDPRITPVGYWLRKLRFDELPQFFNVLRGDMSLVGPRPERPFFVNQFKKQIPLYSRRLRVRPGITGWAQVKWKYDESLEDVKEKTKYDLFYVENISLKMDFKILINTVMTVIKGKGQ, from the coding sequence TTGGAAAAGGCAAAAGAGATCATCGGTACCATCGCAACAGATTTTGTTTTTCTGATGCTGGCGTGGTACATCTTCTATGTTATCCGGTTTGAATTGGGTTGGGGTATTGAGCCGGCTGCTTTGGCCCCTGCAATTCTCTTTTTGCCGGGAGCGGTTGTGGCCGTTTTCTGGATCGCCATATTCGGGTTGTTCGGTTTGTACAGGCACCTTTATTTGATCTCCCGGTTCGATGAAATTCTGAGAGTGGCAAAAATCTCGATTATCGGCACACTGATCCTTTTCTTTCTGCTGTTTATCGACTCCCTGGGCTGGTCATCCGAAAACCTGCATCAGGCCAAATGGGTGACGCTGACGTACTGGCTGATTGTACTCCTTTGTGTCTCGAGTGGACGTTTTATGTTGCGTACCATTCAAAAACACCGCGTACTCCGGGGCAAGGGGCTCCATCGTGCCGTGATCGTCGGAACAGGTCCGGCCGCAAGTTCGGTGTATGAAAACCTGAACAGACATCGCACTTCAGGGATGAACGTGCTTGGTTTTCTCCGTATAAATGGCAACGATGGTCAACAGAATGAGATCTCTGTCCCCGAGGATATGGTAATGGGCAGCGTGAGCGATCTCAAAGAGATCGTAATTGCCCACAAGGTCCAGGAAATTATCGTAGCGCTTGAAACCGATGACCGTGACGATCTGATTTACATTCTTGACCAAATCGACATCCCCAACGTTTCCGTAAAAATTCTCCCGGACTTCCACCAGGTTATTACCGGGCTTAATCAGACCAACCAGATTTTCGGCTTGCCGCTGATTGATGTGATGCCCGACCCCATGCCCACCTGGGAGAAGTTTATGAAGAGGGCAATGGACATCATCCTGTCGCTGATTATTCTGATTCCGGCACTGCCTCTGATGCTGGTAATCACTCTGATCATTCGCCTGACATCTTCAGGCCATGCCGTTTTCAAACAGAAACGGGTGGGCAAATACGAGCGGCCGTTTACCATGTACAAATTCCGGACCATGTTCGAAAATGCCGAGAAGGAGAGCGGACCGGTCTGGGCCAGCGACAACGATCCCCGGATTACTCCTGTCGGGTACTGGCTTCGAAAACTGCGCTTCGATGAGCTGCCTCAATTTTTTAATGTTCTGCGTGGTGACATGAGCCTGGTAGGGCCGCGACCCGAACGCCCATTCTTTGTAAATCAGTTTAAAAAACAGATACCGCTCTACTCCAGAAGACTCCGGGTTCGCCCCGGTATTACGGGCTGGGCGCAGGTGAAATGGAAATACGACGAGAGCCTGGAAGATGTTAAGGAAAAGACCAAGTACGACCTGTTTTATGTCGAGAACATCTCTTTGAAAATGGATTTTAAAATTTTAATTAATACCGTGATGACGGTGATCAAAGGAAAGGGCCAGTAG
- the tgt gene encoding tRNA guanosine(34) transglycosylase Tgt, whose translation MISFAFSKITQVVFDAGGISTAVLLARITGYRRKSLRVVASNLYIGYFNSLITVQYNVFHLRKETSKGKARLGSITTDHGVIPTPIFMPVGTLGTVKAIDSESLTNKVKAPVILGNTYHLYLRPGNEIMGRSGGLHRFMNWPGALLTDSGGYQVFSLSDIRNIEEDGVVFKSHLDGSRHKFTPANVIETQRILGSDIMMVLDECPPYPATESYVRQSLDLTHRWARECFEAFTQSSPRYGHRQFLFGITQGGVYPELRKQSIETLAATDFDGLAIGGLSVGEPPEMMYEITGWSTEFMPKDKPRYLMGVGTPADLLESVARGIDMFDCVMPTRNARNGMLFTRNGIINIKNKRWKTYFEPADPGFGSDLCQLHTMAYVHHLFRAGEVLGIQLATAHNLTFYLWLMEQIRSHIEDDTYADWYPGMVEQVRRRL comes from the coding sequence ATGATCTCTTTTGCCTTTTCCAAAATAACGCAGGTTGTTTTTGATGCCGGCGGGATCTCCACGGCAGTTTTGCTTGCCCGTATTACCGGTTACAGGAGGAAATCGTTACGGGTTGTTGCTTCCAATCTTTATATTGGCTATTTCAATTCGTTAATAACCGTACAATATAACGTGTTCCATCTCAGAAAAGAAACTTCGAAAGGGAAAGCCAGGCTTGGTTCCATCACTACCGACCATGGTGTCATCCCGACTCCCATTTTTATGCCCGTTGGAACTTTGGGTACAGTCAAAGCCATCGACAGTGAATCACTTACGAATAAAGTCAAGGCTCCGGTCATTCTTGGAAACACCTACCACCTGTACCTGAGGCCGGGCAATGAGATCATGGGCCGTTCCGGCGGGCTGCACCGCTTCATGAACTGGCCGGGTGCACTTTTAACCGATTCCGGCGGATACCAGGTTTTCTCACTATCCGATATCCGAAATATTGAAGAGGACGGAGTTGTATTCAAAAGCCATCTGGACGGTTCCCGGCACAAATTCACACCTGCAAATGTGATCGAAACCCAGCGGATTCTGGGCTCCGATATCATGATGGTACTCGATGAGTGTCCGCCGTACCCGGCTACAGAATCGTACGTACGCCAGTCGCTTGATCTGACACACCGTTGGGCCCGTGAGTGTTTTGAAGCCTTTACGCAATCCTCTCCCCGATACGGCCACCGCCAGTTTCTATTCGGAATTACCCAGGGGGGCGTCTATCCAGAACTTCGAAAACAGTCCATCGAAACATTGGCTGCGACCGACTTCGACGGATTGGCCATCGGCGGACTGAGTGTCGGTGAACCACCGGAAATGATGTATGAAATTACCGGGTGGTCTACCGAGTTTATGCCGAAAGACAAGCCCCGCTATCTAATGGGTGTTGGAACCCCGGCCGACCTGCTGGAGTCTGTCGCACGCGGCATTGACATGTTCGACTGCGTCATGCCGACCCGAAATGCCCGGAACGGCATGCTGTTTACCCGCAATGGCATCATCAACATCAAAAATAAACGGTGGAAAACATATTTTGAACCGGCCGACCCGGGTTTCGGCTCCGATTTATGCCAACTTCACACAATGGCTTACGTCCACCATCTCTTCCGGGCCGGTGAGGTGCTTGGTATTCAGCTGGCAACCGCCCACAATCTTACGTTCTATCTGTGGCTGATGGAGCAGATTCGATCGCATATCGAAGATGATACGTACGCTGACTGGTACCCCGGAATGGTCGAGCAGGTGCGCCGGCGTCTTTGA